One window of the Actinomyces wuliandei genome contains the following:
- a CDS encoding ABC transporter permease, producing MSSSPYFRIPVGDWADAAVDWVTTAWEAFFDGVSALIQSCFDGVDWLLGAPPFWLVIIVLTALAWVARGWLGGLSAAAGFLVIYGMDQWDNAMDTLSLVLVSSFFALVIGIPLGIWASRNTVVSRAVRPVLDFLQTMPAFVYLIPFVVIFRVGIVPAVVATIMFAIAPGVRFTELGIRQVDKEVVEAGQAFGATPTRILYQIQLPLARATIMGGVNQVIMLSLSMVVIAGMVGAGGLGSDVVTALQRVNVGLGVEAGLSVVLLAVYLDRVTAAFGSRSWGSR from the coding sequence ATGAGCTCCAGCCCCTACTTCCGGATCCCCGTCGGCGACTGGGCCGACGCAGCGGTCGACTGGGTCACCACAGCCTGGGAGGCGTTCTTTGACGGTGTCTCCGCACTCATCCAGAGCTGCTTCGACGGCGTCGACTGGCTCCTGGGTGCGCCCCCGTTCTGGCTGGTCATCATCGTCCTGACGGCGCTCGCCTGGGTGGCCCGTGGGTGGCTGGGCGGCCTCAGCGCCGCCGCAGGCTTCCTGGTCATCTACGGCATGGACCAGTGGGACAACGCCATGGACACCCTCTCCCTGGTGCTCGTGTCCTCCTTCTTCGCTCTCGTCATCGGGATCCCCCTGGGAATCTGGGCCTCCCGGAACACAGTCGTGTCCCGCGCCGTCCGCCCCGTGCTGGACTTCCTCCAGACGATGCCCGCCTTCGTCTATCTCATCCCCTTCGTCGTCATCTTCCGCGTGGGGATTGTCCCGGCAGTGGTGGCCACCATCATGTTCGCCATCGCCCCCGGCGTGCGCTTCACCGAGCTGGGCATCCGTCAGGTGGACAAGGAGGTCGTCGAGGCCGGCCAGGCCTTCGGTGCCACCCCCACCCGCATCCTCTACCAGATCCAGCTGCCACTGGCCCGGGCGACGATTATGGGCGGGGTCAACCAAGTCATCATGCTCTCCCTGTCCATGGTCGTTATCGCGGGCATGGTGGGCGCCGGCGGCCTGGGCTCCGACGTCGTCACCGCCTTGCAGCGGGTCAACGTGGGCCTGGGGGTCGAGGCCGGCCTGTCCGTCGTGCTCCTGGCCGTCTACCTGGACCGGGTGACCGCCGCCTTCGGCTCCCGCAGCTGGGGCTCCCGCTGA
- the ilvA gene encoding threonine ammonia-lyase, biosynthetic, producing MSFPQADGALGRDQGGGSRGAAGSAVTDPAAVEPAARAAATSAAGPTGWTRSEYLKEILRAPVYEAAEHTPLQSMEALSSRLGCTVQVKREDLQAVHSFKIRGAYNAMRSLGEQERLRGVVTASAGNHAQGVARSATLLGMRALIVMPTVTPRIKVDAVRSLGGEVRLAGDNFDAAKAEALRTAREEGLTYVAPFDDPRVIAGQGTVGLELIQQDADLDCVFVPVGGGGLASGVAVLVKQLMPEIKVIGVEHEESACLRAAVLAGQPVTLTRVGLFAEGVAVRRVGEETYRLCSELLDDVVTVSSDEVSAAVRDIFEDVRAISEPSGAIALAGLKRYASDHDLRGQRLACVLSGANLNFHQLRYISERSEIGEQREAILGVRIPEEQGSFLRFATVLGGRSVTEFNYRFSASRTEAEPARVFVGVRTTGGYQERAEIMADLEEAGYSAIDLTEDELAKVHVRSMIGGRAAVGVSERLFSFLFPESPGALLHFLEILGTRWNITLFHYRTDGADYGRILCAFAAGPDDAALTEHMDRLGYTYNEETADPAARFFLGR from the coding sequence GTGAGTTTCCCACAGGCTGACGGCGCCCTCGGGCGCGACCAGGGCGGCGGGTCTCGAGGTGCTGCGGGCTCGGCCGTGACGGACCCTGCTGCGGTGGAACCTGCCGCCAGGGCCGCTGCGACGAGTGCTGCTGGCCCCACCGGCTGGACCAGGTCGGAGTACCTCAAGGAGATCCTGCGTGCTCCGGTCTACGAGGCGGCCGAGCACACTCCCCTCCAGTCCATGGAGGCTCTGTCCTCCCGTCTGGGCTGCACGGTCCAGGTCAAGCGGGAGGACCTCCAGGCCGTCCACTCCTTCAAGATCCGTGGTGCCTACAACGCCATGAGGTCCTTGGGGGAGCAGGAGCGCTTGAGGGGCGTGGTAACCGCCTCAGCTGGCAACCACGCCCAAGGAGTGGCCCGCTCAGCGACCCTGCTGGGGATGCGGGCGCTCATTGTCATGCCCACGGTGACGCCCAGGATCAAGGTTGATGCCGTGCGCTCGCTAGGAGGGGAGGTCCGCCTGGCGGGGGACAACTTTGACGCCGCCAAGGCTGAGGCGCTGCGGACGGCCCGGGAGGAGGGCCTGACCTACGTCGCCCCCTTTGACGACCCCCGGGTGATCGCGGGGCAGGGCACGGTGGGCCTGGAGCTCATCCAGCAGGACGCCGACCTGGACTGTGTCTTCGTGCCTGTGGGTGGAGGAGGCCTGGCGTCGGGGGTCGCCGTCCTGGTCAAGCAGCTCATGCCGGAGATCAAGGTCATCGGTGTCGAGCACGAGGAGTCGGCCTGCCTGCGCGCCGCCGTCCTGGCCGGCCAGCCGGTGACCCTGACCCGGGTGGGACTGTTTGCCGAGGGCGTGGCTGTGAGACGTGTCGGGGAGGAGACCTACCGGCTGTGCTCCGAGCTGCTCGATGATGTGGTGACTGTCTCCTCCGACGAGGTCTCGGCGGCGGTGCGCGACATCTTTGAGGACGTGCGGGCCATCTCCGAGCCCTCCGGGGCCATCGCCCTGGCAGGCCTCAAGCGCTACGCCTCCGACCACGACCTGCGCGGTCAGCGCCTGGCCTGCGTCCTGTCGGGGGCCAACCTCAACTTCCACCAGCTGCGCTACATCTCGGAGCGCTCCGAGATCGGCGAGCAGCGGGAGGCGATCCTCGGGGTGAGGATCCCTGAGGAGCAGGGGTCCTTCCTCCGGTTTGCCACCGTGCTGGGAGGGCGCTCCGTCACCGAGTTCAACTACCGGTTCTCAGCCAGTCGAACCGAGGCCGAGCCCGCCCGGGTCTTCGTGGGCGTGCGTACTACCGGGGGCTACCAGGAGCGCGCCGAGATCATGGCGGACCTGGAGGAGGCAGGCTACAGCGCCATCGACCTGACAGAGGACGAGCTGGCCAAGGTCCACGTACGCTCCATGATCGGGGGGCGCGCGGCGGTGGGGGTGTCGGAGAGGCTCTTCTCCTTCCTGTTCCCGGAGTCCCCCGGGGCCCTGCTGCACTTCCTGGAGATCCTGGGGACGCGCTGGAACATCACCCTGTTCCACTACCGTACCGACGGTGCTGACTACGGGCGCATCCTGTGCGCCTTTGCCGCCGGTCCTGATGACGCCGCGCTGACCGAGCACATGGACCGTCTGGGATACACCTACAACGAGGAGACTGCTGACCCTGCGGCCCGTTTCTTCCTGGGGCGCTGA
- a CDS encoding glycine betaine ABC transporter substrate-binding protein, with product MGNRPSNHLTPPGISRRHALAVGSSVLAATGLAACGSSGGSSDGSSSKSLTIGVPAGWDEGIAISNLFKVILTDEGYDVTLSDADVGVAYSSLANGDYDLMLDAWLPTTHESYMDQYGDKVEDFGAWYTNAKLALAVNDSAPITSIAELANSASDFDNRIVGIDAGAGITTQTEESVIPTYGLDTMEFTTSSTSAMLAELKGAMSKGDNIVVTLWSPHWAYSAYEIRDLEDPENAFGDAEQIHALGRQGLSDDMPEIATLFTDFTITDEQLSSLEDLMLNENEGTDNEGSARTWLEDNSDFRDSLSI from the coding sequence ATGGGCAACCGCCCGAGCAACCATCTGACCCCACCCGGCATCTCCCGCCGCCACGCCCTGGCCGTCGGCAGCAGCGTGCTGGCCGCCACCGGCCTGGCCGCTTGTGGATCCTCCGGTGGCTCCTCCGACGGCTCCTCCAGCAAGTCACTAACCATCGGCGTGCCCGCGGGCTGGGACGAGGGCATCGCCATCTCTAACCTGTTCAAGGTCATCCTCACCGACGAGGGCTACGACGTCACCCTGTCTGACGCCGACGTCGGCGTCGCCTACAGCAGCCTGGCCAACGGCGACTACGACCTCATGCTCGACGCCTGGCTGCCCACCACCCACGAGTCCTACATGGACCAGTACGGTGACAAGGTCGAGGACTTCGGCGCCTGGTACACCAACGCCAAGCTCGCCCTGGCGGTCAACGACTCCGCCCCCATCACCTCTATCGCCGAGCTGGCCAACTCCGCCTCCGACTTTGACAACAGGATCGTGGGAATCGACGCGGGTGCGGGTATCACCACCCAGACCGAGGAGTCGGTCATCCCCACCTACGGCCTGGACACGATGGAGTTCACCACCTCCTCCACCTCAGCCATGCTGGCCGAGCTCAAGGGCGCCATGAGCAAGGGCGACAATATCGTCGTCACCCTGTGGAGCCCGCACTGGGCCTACAGCGCCTACGAGATCCGCGACCTGGAGGATCCCGAGAACGCCTTCGGCGACGCCGAGCAGATCCACGCGCTGGGGCGCCAGGGCCTGTCCGACGACATGCCTGAGATCGCCACCCTGTTCACGGACTTCACGATCACCGACGAGCAGCTCAGCTCCCTGGAGGATCTCATGCTCAACGAGAACGAGGGCACGGACAACGAGGGGTCAGCCCGCACCTGGTTGGAGGACAACTCCGACTTCCGCGACTCGCTGAGCATCTGA
- a CDS encoding quaternary amine ABC transporter ATP-binding protein has product MSALSAEHVYKVFGRSSRQAVEELQAGSSREDVARLGTAAVIDASFDVRQGETFVVMGLSGSGKSTLLRMLNGLLPLTSGHITIGGQDLADLSEKDLRTVRREKISMVFQHFALLPHRSVLANAAYPLEIQGVDRQEREEKALRALELTGLKGWETSMPSALSGGMQQRVGLARALTADTDILLMDEAFSALDPLIRRDMQVQLLDLQASLGKTIVFITHDLNEAMFLGDRIAVMRDGRIDQIGTAEEILSDPANSYVARFVSDVDRSRVLTAESLVESPPVVIRPGDGLKVALRLLNDAKVEGAYVVESGTRRLLGSVYAEELATSLREGTAPRETSRKVADGFIHPDDSAVQPGTTLNEMFAASVEARLPLAVTNEDGIFQGIVRRVAMLQALAGGSETDAGPDSPKEVTGSTPESTADDRDEPQKDGEYAR; this is encoded by the coding sequence GTGAGCGCACTCAGCGCAGAACACGTGTACAAGGTATTCGGACGGTCATCGAGACAGGCGGTTGAGGAGCTCCAGGCCGGGAGCAGCCGTGAGGACGTCGCCCGCCTGGGGACGGCGGCAGTCATTGACGCCAGCTTTGACGTGCGCCAGGGAGAGACCTTCGTGGTCATGGGCCTGTCAGGATCGGGCAAGTCGACCCTGCTGCGCATGCTCAACGGCCTGCTGCCCCTGACCTCGGGGCACATCACCATTGGCGGCCAGGACCTGGCGGACCTGTCGGAGAAGGACCTGCGCACTGTGCGCAGGGAGAAGATCTCCATGGTCTTCCAGCACTTCGCCCTTCTGCCGCACCGCAGCGTGCTGGCCAACGCAGCCTACCCCCTGGAGATTCAGGGCGTGGACAGGCAGGAGCGCGAGGAGAAGGCGCTGCGCGCCCTGGAGCTGACCGGGCTCAAGGGCTGGGAGACCTCCATGCCTTCTGCCCTGTCCGGCGGCATGCAGCAGCGGGTGGGGCTGGCCCGGGCGCTGACCGCCGACACGGACATCCTGCTCATGGACGAAGCCTTCTCCGCGCTGGACCCCCTCATCAGGCGTGACATGCAGGTCCAGCTCCTCGACCTCCAGGCGAGCCTGGGCAAGACGATCGTCTTCATCACCCACGACCTCAACGAGGCCATGTTCCTGGGCGACCGGATCGCCGTCATGCGTGACGGGCGGATCGACCAGATCGGCACCGCCGAGGAGATCCTCTCCGACCCCGCCAACAGCTACGTCGCCCGGTTCGTCTCCGACGTCGACCGCTCCCGCGTGCTCACGGCGGAGTCCCTGGTGGAGAGCCCGCCAGTGGTCATCCGGCCTGGCGACGGCCTCAAGGTGGCGCTGCGGCTGCTCAACGACGCCAAGGTGGAGGGCGCCTACGTAGTGGAGTCCGGCACCAGGCGCCTGCTCGGCTCCGTCTACGCCGAGGAGCTGGCCACCAGCCTGCGGGAGGGGACGGCCCCCAGGGAGACGTCCAGGAAGGTGGCCGACGGATTCATCCACCCCGACGACTCAGCAGTGCAACCAGGGACAACGCTCAACGAGATGTTCGCCGCCTCCGTCGAGGCTCGTCTACCGCTGGCCGTCACCAACGAGGACGGCATCTTCCAAGGGATCGTACGGCGCGTCGCCATGCTCCAGGCCCTGGCGGGAGGCAGCGAGACCGACGCCGGGCCCGACAGCCCTAAGGAGGTCACCGGGAGCACCCCCGAGAGCACCGCGGACGACCGGGACGAGCCGCAGAAGGACGGAGAGTACGCACGATGA